The following coding sequences are from one Impatiens glandulifera unplaced genomic scaffold, dImpGla2.1, whole genome shotgun sequence window:
- the LOC124917263 gene encoding uncharacterized protein LOC124917263, translated as MVSIQFILRTVRPIDGTIVCETPQETVVIEAGLMAGTDDRSNSNVKEEMVEMLLLIFIKPIFQKLIKEDYGQRRLWTACGIQVLHLIWIMILRGEDAESKSDKGQI; from the exons GAGAACCGTTAGACCAATAGATGGAACAATCGTTTGTGAAACTCCTCAAGAGACAGTTGTGATAG AGGCGGGACTGATGGCTGGAACAGATGACCGGAGTAACAGCAATGTCAAGGAGGAGATGGTGGAAATGCTTCTGCTAATCTTTATTAAGCCTATATTCCAGAAG CTTATCAAAGAAGATTATGGACAAAGAAGATTATGGACAGCTTGCGGAATTCAAGTTCTTCATCTCATATG GATTATGATATTACGAGGAGAGGATGCTGAAAGTAAAAGTGATAAAGGACAAATTTAG